The proteins below come from a single Rhizobium etli CFN 42 genomic window:
- a CDS encoding winged helix-turn-helix transcriptional regulator has protein sequence MAKPRHSRFDCAPGCSVEAAISLIDGKWKCVILFHLLEGTIRFNEIRRRVPAVTQRTLTNQLRELEMDGLIVRKVYAEVPPKVEYSLSELGLSMAPVLSALKEWGDLNISRFGKAPASALAA, from the coding sequence ATGGCCAAGCCCCGCCACTCCCGCTTCGACTGCGCGCCTGGCTGTTCGGTTGAAGCGGCGATCAGCCTCATCGATGGCAAATGGAAATGTGTGATCCTCTTCCACCTGCTGGAAGGGACTATCCGCTTCAATGAGATCAGACGCCGCGTGCCCGCAGTCACCCAGCGGACGCTGACAAACCAGTTGCGCGAGCTTGAGATGGACGGGCTCATCGTGCGCAAGGTTTACGCCGAAGTGCCGCCCAAGGTGGAGTACAGCCTCTCGGAGCTTGGGCTCAGCATGGCGCCCGTGCTCAGCGCGCTCAAGGAGTGGGGCGACTTGAACATCAGCCGCTTCGGCAAGGCTCCGGCCTCGGCATTGGCCGCTTAA
- a CDS encoding zinc-binding alcohol dehydrogenase family protein encodes MKAVGYNKPAPITDDASLLDIELPKPAPAGHDILVEVKAVSVNPVDYKVRRSTPPDGTDWKVIGYDAAGIVSAVGPDVTLFRPGDEVFYAGSIIRPGTNAEFHLVDERIVGRKPKTLDWAEAAALPLTSITAWEAFFDRLDVNKPVPGAAPAILIVGGAGGVGSIAVQIARQRTDLTVIATASRPETQEWVKSLGAHHVIDHSKPLAAEVAALGLGAPAFVFSTTHTDKHAAEIADLIAPQGRFCLIDDPSAFDIMLFKRKAVSIHHELMFTRPMFGTPDMSEQGRLLNDVSRLVDEGRLRTTLTNRLSPINAANLKQAHALVESGTARGKVVIEGFGLQR; translated from the coding sequence ATGAAAGCCGTTGGATACAACAAACCCGCCCCGATTACCGATGATGCATCACTCCTCGACATCGAACTGCCGAAGCCCGCGCCTGCCGGACATGACATCCTGGTCGAGGTGAAGGCGGTGTCGGTGAACCCGGTCGATTACAAGGTCCGCCGTAGCACCCCCCCGGATGGCACAGACTGGAAGGTGATCGGCTATGATGCCGCCGGGATCGTCAGCGCCGTCGGCCCGGACGTCACGCTCTTCCGACCCGGCGATGAAGTCTTCTACGCGGGCTCGATCATTCGGCCAGGCACCAACGCCGAATTCCACCTCGTGGATGAGCGCATCGTCGGCCGCAAGCCGAAAACGCTGGACTGGGCCGAAGCTGCCGCCTTGCCGCTGACGTCGATCACGGCCTGGGAAGCCTTCTTCGACCGGCTCGACGTGAATAAGCCGGTGCCTGGCGCGGCGCCAGCGATTCTGATCGTCGGCGGAGCCGGCGGCGTCGGGTCGATCGCAGTCCAGATTGCCCGACAACGCACCGACCTTACCGTGATCGCCACGGCATCGCGTCCCGAGACGCAGGAGTGGGTTAAATCGCTGGGTGCGCATCATGTCATCGACCATTCCAAGCCGCTGGCGGCAGAAGTCGCCGCGCTGGGACTGGGAGCGCCTGCCTTCGTGTTCTCGACGACGCACACCGACAAGCATGCGGCCGAAATCGCAGACCTCATCGCCCCGCAGGGGCGGTTCTGCCTAATCGATGATCCCTCTGCTTTCGACATAATGCTGTTCAAGCGCAAGGCAGTGTCGATCCATCATGAACTGATGTTCACCCGCCCGATGTTCGGCACGCCGGACATGTCGGAGCAGGGCCGCCTTCTGAACGACGTCTCGCGCCTGGTCGACGAGGGCAGGTTGCGCACGACGCTTACCAACCGGCTTTCGCCGATCAACGCCGCCAATCTAAAACAGGCTCACGCCCTAGTGGAGAGCGGCACCGCAAGAGGCAAGGTAGTGATCGAGGGTTTCGGGCTGCAACGCTGA
- a CDS encoding GlcG/HbpS family heme-binding protein, protein MSTAPEFTKSISTASINRQAAAALIEAALAAARDIGIEAAVAVTDATGNLRAFERTDGAPFLTVDVAIDKAWTASSFGFATHVWNDYVTGDPKVAPLAHRPRMVAVGGGYPILEDGRLIGGIGISGGNYQQDQDAAVAALRQLGFEVA, encoded by the coding sequence ATGAGCACTGCACCCGAATTCACGAAATCGATTTCGACGGCCTCGATCAACCGCCAGGCCGCGGCCGCCCTCATCGAGGCTGCTTTGGCCGCGGCCCGCGACATCGGCATCGAGGCGGCCGTGGCGGTCACCGATGCGACCGGCAATCTGCGCGCTTTCGAGCGAACGGACGGCGCGCCATTTCTGACGGTGGACGTCGCTATCGACAAGGCTTGGACCGCCTCGTCCTTCGGCTTCGCAACCCACGTCTGGAACGACTACGTGACCGGCGATCCGAAGGTTGCACCGCTTGCGCACCGGCCGCGCATGGTGGCCGTCGGGGGCGGCTATCCGATCCTCGAGGATGGAAGGCTGATCGGCGGTATCGGGATTTCCGGAGGCAACTACCAGCAGGACCAGGATGCCGCTGTCGCCGCATTGCGCCAGCTGGGTTTTGAAGTGGCCTAG
- a CDS encoding ZinT family metal-binding protein: MNKAMTTLSYALAVSATLTFAGMAGAGTSSGNNHNHSHTHDEKGSVYDGCFDDDLVKARELSDWEGDWQSVYPYLVDGTLDPVMGDKAKRGDKNAGEYRAYYETGYKTDVDRIVISGKTVTFSRGKDSVTGDYETDGHEILTYKKGNRGVRFIFRKSAGDDAAPQFIQFSDHIVAPEKADHYHLYWGNDRAALLNEVTNWPTYYPSSLSGKQIAEEMLSH; the protein is encoded by the coding sequence ATGAACAAGGCGATGACAACACTCAGCTACGCACTGGCAGTTTCCGCGACATTGACGTTTGCAGGAATGGCAGGCGCTGGGACATCCTCGGGAAACAACCACAACCACAGCCATACCCACGATGAAAAGGGGTCGGTGTATGATGGGTGTTTCGATGACGATCTGGTAAAGGCGCGCGAACTGTCGGATTGGGAAGGCGACTGGCAGTCGGTCTACCCCTATCTTGTCGACGGAACCTTGGATCCGGTGATGGGCGACAAGGCGAAACGTGGCGACAAGAACGCCGGGGAATATCGTGCCTACTACGAGACGGGATACAAGACCGACGTCGACCGGATCGTCATCAGCGGAAAGACGGTTACGTTTTCCCGCGGCAAGGACTCAGTGACCGGAGACTACGAGACGGATGGGCACGAAATCCTCACCTACAAGAAAGGCAATCGAGGGGTTCGTTTCATCTTCAGGAAAAGCGCCGGCGATGACGCGGCACCTCAGTTCATACAGTTCAGCGACCACATCGTCGCCCCCGAGAAGGCCGACCACTACCATCTATATTGGGGCAATGACCGCGCTGCGCTCCTGAATGAGGTCACCAACTGGCCGACCTACTACCCCTCAAGCCTGAGTGGTAAGCAGATCGCCGAGGAGATGCTGAGCCACTGA
- a CDS encoding amino acid ABC transporter ATP-binding protein → MSLIEITDVRKSYGSNEVLKGINLNVEPGEVIAIIGKSGSGKSTLLRCINGLETLTSGSISVAGAQLIDDEVHLKALRLKVGMIFQQFNLFPHLTAGGNVMLSQTVVKKTPKAEAEATARKMLERVGLGHRFGAFPDELSGGQQQRVAIARALAMQPAALLCDEITSALDPELVAEVLAVVRELAAEGMTLLMVTHEMKFARDVCSRVVFMHQGRVHEAGRPEDVFANPQTAELRQFLGVNADMPGKSARL, encoded by the coding sequence ATGTCGCTCATCGAAATCACTGACGTCCGCAAGAGCTACGGATCCAACGAAGTACTGAAAGGCATCAACCTGAATGTCGAGCCTGGCGAGGTCATTGCCATTATCGGCAAGAGCGGTTCGGGCAAATCGACCCTGCTTCGCTGCATCAATGGTCTTGAGACCCTCACCAGCGGTTCCATCTCCGTGGCGGGGGCGCAACTCATCGATGACGAAGTCCATCTGAAGGCGCTGCGTCTGAAGGTCGGCATGATCTTTCAGCAATTCAATCTCTTCCCGCATCTGACTGCCGGCGGCAATGTCATGCTGTCGCAGACGGTGGTCAAAAAGACACCCAAGGCGGAAGCCGAGGCCACCGCCCGCAAGATGCTGGAGCGTGTGGGGCTGGGTCACAGGTTCGGTGCCTTTCCGGATGAGCTCTCGGGCGGGCAACAGCAGCGCGTCGCCATCGCCCGCGCGCTCGCCATGCAGCCGGCAGCCCTTCTCTGCGACGAGATCACCTCGGCGCTCGATCCGGAACTGGTGGCCGAAGTTCTGGCGGTCGTGCGCGAACTTGCCGCCGAGGGAATGACGCTGCTGATGGTCACGCACGAGATGAAGTTCGCCCGCGACGTCTGCAGTCGCGTCGTTTTCATGCATCAGGGCCGTGTCCATGAAGCAGGCCGGCCGGAGGATGTCTTCGCCAATCCGCAGACTGCCGAGCTCAGGCAGTTTCTCGGTGTCAACGCAGATATGCCCGGCAAATCTGCAAGACTTTAG
- a CDS encoding amino acid ABC transporter permease, producing the protein MITFTLWDILRNLLLATRWTVLLSLVSFVGGGMVGLCLLFLRISRRKPPRVLAKYYIELFQGTPLLMQLFIAFFGLGLFGIDVPAWLAAGLALILWSAAFLTEIWRGCVEAVAKGQWEASASLGMGRLQQMRYVILPQALRIAIPPTVGFSVQIIKGTALTSIIGFVELSKAGTVVTNATFQPFTVYGLVALIYFALCWPLSKSSQILERKLNVAHRNH; encoded by the coding sequence ATGATCACGTTCACGCTTTGGGACATCCTACGCAACCTGCTGCTCGCCACCCGCTGGACTGTCCTTCTTTCGCTGGTCTCGTTCGTCGGTGGCGGCATGGTTGGCTTGTGTCTGCTATTCCTGCGCATCAGCAGGCGCAAGCCCCCCAGGGTACTTGCAAAATATTACATCGAGCTCTTCCAGGGCACGCCGCTGCTGATGCAGCTCTTCATCGCCTTTTTCGGTCTCGGCCTTTTCGGAATAGACGTGCCGGCTTGGCTTGCCGCGGGATTGGCGCTGATCCTGTGGAGCGCCGCCTTTCTCACCGAGATCTGGCGAGGCTGCGTCGAAGCGGTTGCGAAGGGGCAATGGGAAGCTTCCGCCAGCCTCGGCATGGGGCGTCTGCAGCAGATGCGTTACGTCATCCTTCCGCAGGCGCTGAGGATTGCCATACCGCCGACCGTCGGTTTCTCCGTTCAGATCATCAAGGGCACGGCGCTGACCTCGATCATCGGCTTCGTCGAATTGTCGAAGGCCGGCACCGTGGTCACCAACGCCACCTTCCAGCCCTTCACCGTCTATGGGCTCGTGGCGCTCATCTATTTCGCCCTTTGCTGGCCCTTGTCGAAAAGCAGCCAGATCCTGGAGAGAAAACTCAATGTCGCTCATCGAAATCACTGA
- a CDS encoding amino acid ABC transporter permease, giving the protein MSYHFEFSWLLQYYPEIIKGVLITLELIAIGGVLGISLGIFCAWVRALGPAWLKPIVAAYVELIRNTPFLIQLFFIFFGLPSLGLHLSELTAANLAMVVNLGAYSCEIIRAGIQATPKGQFEAGESLAMTRFETFRHVVLVPSLQRIWPALSSQVVIVMLGSAVVSQIAAEDLTFAANFIQSRTFRAFEAYIVSTSIYLALAILLRQVLGLIGWFIFPRRAVR; this is encoded by the coding sequence TTGAGCTACCATTTCGAATTCAGTTGGCTGCTTCAATATTATCCCGAGATCATCAAGGGTGTGCTGATTACCCTGGAGCTTATCGCGATTGGCGGTGTGCTCGGCATTTCGCTCGGCATCTTCTGCGCCTGGGTGCGGGCACTCGGCCCGGCCTGGCTGAAGCCGATCGTTGCGGCCTACGTCGAACTGATCCGCAACACCCCGTTCCTGATCCAGCTTTTCTTCATCTTTTTCGGTCTGCCGTCGCTCGGCCTCCACCTTTCCGAATTGACAGCCGCCAACCTTGCCATGGTCGTCAACCTCGGCGCCTATAGCTGCGAGATCATCCGTGCCGGCATCCAGGCAACGCCGAAAGGCCAGTTCGAGGCAGGCGAGAGCCTCGCCATGACGCGCTTCGAGACTTTCCGCCATGTCGTTCTCGTGCCGTCGTTACAGCGCATCTGGCCGGCGCTGTCGTCGCAAGTGGTCATCGTCATGCTCGGCTCAGCGGTCGTATCGCAGATCGCCGCCGAGGATCTGACCTTCGCCGCGAATTTCATACAATCGCGAACCTTCCGCGCCTTCGAGGCCTATATCGTCTCGACATCAATCTATCTCGCGCTGGCGATCCTGCTGCGGCAGGTGCTGGGCCTGATCGGCTGGTTCATCTTCCCCAGGAGGGCAGTGCGATGA
- a CDS encoding transporter substrate-binding domain-containing protein, with amino-acid sequence MLTRRIFFAIATLAATFGFNAPSHADALADITARGTLRVAVPQDFPPFGSVGTDMAPMGYDIDMANLIAEKLGVKAELVPVTSANRVPYLQTNKVDLVISSLGKNPEREKVIDFSVAYAPFFNGVFGPADLSVAKAEDLAGKSIGVTRGAVEDLELTKIAPADATIKRYEDNNGTISAFLSGQVDIIATGNVVAAAILAKNPPKRPELKFLIKNSPCYIGLNKEQSALLEKVNGIVAAAKADGTLNAISQKWLGADLPSDL; translated from the coding sequence ATGCTGACAAGACGGATCTTCTTCGCAATCGCGACCCTGGCCGCGACCTTCGGCTTCAACGCGCCGTCTCACGCCGATGCTCTCGCCGATATTACGGCGCGCGGTACGCTGCGTGTCGCAGTCCCGCAGGATTTCCCGCCCTTCGGCAGTGTCGGCACCGATATGGCGCCCATGGGCTACGATATCGACATGGCCAACCTCATTGCCGAAAAGCTCGGCGTCAAAGCCGAGCTGGTGCCGGTCACGAGCGCCAACCGCGTCCCCTATCTGCAGACGAACAAGGTCGATCTCGTGATATCGAGCCTCGGCAAGAATCCGGAGCGCGAGAAGGTGATCGATTTCTCGGTCGCCTACGCGCCCTTCTTCAACGGCGTGTTCGGGCCGGCCGATCTTTCGGTCGCCAAGGCGGAAGATCTCGCGGGCAAGAGCATCGGAGTCACGCGCGGCGCCGTGGAGGATCTCGAGCTGACGAAGATCGCGCCGGCCGATGCCACGATAAAGCGTTACGAGGACAATAATGGCACCATCTCCGCCTTCCTGTCCGGCCAGGTCGACATCATTGCCACCGGCAACGTCGTGGCGGCTGCGATCCTCGCCAAAAATCCTCCCAAGCGCCCGGAGCTCAAGTTCCTGATCAAGAACTCGCCCTGCTATATCGGCCTCAACAAGGAACAGTCCGCGCTTCTGGAGAAGGTGAACGGCATTGTCGCCGCCGCCAAAGCCGATGGCACGCTGAACGCCATATCGCAGAAGTGGCTCGGTGCCGATCTGCCGTCCGATCTGTAA
- a CDS encoding GntR family transcriptional regulator, whose product MQDSHTSETTQKSIEAAIVSGILSAKIRPGTRLGENQLAVLFGVSRTRVREAMMRLETRGIVHVSPRRGWFVVEPSAEDAIAVYEARRVVEAGLLRSMGVLTEEGRKALDIHLNEERNAMAAGDRQRLTYLMGDFHIRIAELSGNTIIVDILRDLTARTILISMLYQSEFHAAQSHEGHCRIFEAMQSGDFVRAAELSVEHLDEVEMGLDLTARPDPLSDLRNSLSLPLKAASAISRQSDPRTTTSKEQ is encoded by the coding sequence ATGCAAGATAGCCACACATCCGAGACCACGCAGAAATCCATTGAGGCAGCGATCGTCTCCGGGATCCTTTCTGCCAAGATCCGGCCGGGCACCCGTCTTGGCGAAAATCAGCTGGCAGTGCTTTTCGGCGTGTCCCGAACCCGTGTCCGTGAAGCCATGATGCGTCTGGAGACACGCGGCATCGTGCATGTCAGCCCCCGGCGCGGCTGGTTCGTCGTCGAGCCCTCCGCTGAGGATGCGATCGCCGTTTATGAGGCGAGGCGTGTCGTCGAGGCCGGATTGCTGCGCAGTATGGGCGTACTGACGGAGGAGGGGCGCAAAGCTCTCGACATCCATCTGAATGAGGAGAGGAATGCAATGGCGGCGGGCGACCGCCAGCGCTTGACCTATTTGATGGGCGATTTCCATATCCGTATCGCGGAATTGAGCGGGAACACGATCATCGTCGACATCCTGCGCGACCTGACCGCGAGGACGATTCTCATTTCGATGCTCTACCAATCCGAATTTCATGCGGCGCAGTCCCACGAGGGGCACTGCCGTATTTTTGAGGCCATGCAGTCAGGGGATTTCGTCAGAGCCGCAGAGCTCTCCGTCGAACATCTTGATGAAGTGGAAATGGGCCTCGACCTCACGGCGCGCCCGGATCCGCTTTCGGATCTGCGCAATTCCCTGTCGCTTCCGCTAAAGGCCGCGTCCGCCATCTCCCGGCAATCAGACCCCAGAACCACAACTTCAAAGGAGCAATAA
- a CDS encoding amino acid ABC transporter ATP-binding protein, with protein sequence MAKTILDIKGLRKTYGIHEVLKGVDCAVQEGEVISIIGSSGSGKTTLLRCVNMLEEFQGGTISLDGEEIGYHVDGATRRRKSEKEIARQRALTGMAFQQFNLFPHMSAAENVMLGLVKVKKMTKPEARIIAEKWLDRVGLAARANHYPGQLSGGQQQRVAIARAIAMSPRLMLFDEVTSALDPELVGEVLQVIKGLAADGMTMLLVTHEMRFAYEVSSRVIFMNQGVICEEGDPKEMFVRPKTERLAEFLKTSSFN encoded by the coding sequence ATGGCCAAGACCATTCTCGACATCAAGGGTCTGCGCAAGACTTACGGTATCCACGAAGTTCTCAAGGGGGTCGATTGCGCCGTTCAGGAAGGCGAGGTCATCTCCATCATCGGCTCCTCCGGCTCCGGCAAGACCACCTTGCTGCGCTGCGTCAACATGCTTGAGGAATTCCAGGGCGGCACGATCAGCCTCGACGGCGAGGAGATCGGCTATCACGTCGACGGCGCGACGCGGCGGCGCAAGAGCGAGAAGGAGATTGCGCGCCAGCGCGCCCTGACCGGCATGGCTTTTCAGCAGTTCAATCTCTTCCCGCATATGAGTGCGGCCGAAAACGTCATGCTCGGCCTCGTCAAGGTGAAGAAGATGACGAAGCCGGAAGCCCGCATCATTGCCGAAAAATGGCTCGACCGCGTCGGCCTTGCCGCCCGCGCCAACCATTATCCCGGTCAGCTCTCCGGCGGCCAGCAGCAGCGCGTCGCAATTGCCCGCGCTATCGCCATGTCGCCGCGGCTGATGCTGTTTGACGAGGTGACCTCAGCGCTCGACCCGGAACTGGTGGGCGAAGTCCTGCAGGTGATCAAGGGGCTTGCCGCCGACGGCATGACCATGCTGCTCGTCACTCATGAGATGCGTTTCGCCTACGAGGTTTCGTCCCGCGTGATCTTCATGAACCAGGGCGTCATCTGCGAGGAGGGCGATCCGAAGGAAATGTTTGTGCGCCCGAAGACCGAACGGTTGGCGGAATTTCTCAAGACCTCGAGCTTCAATTAG
- a CDS encoding amino acid ABC transporter permease, protein MSHTFLEQLWIARYVIMNGIAMTVSISLLAILAGSVLGVFVGLALVYGGIVLRLIVRAYTDIIRGTPVLVLVLASYYVSAAVGLDLGPFSAGVLALAVFCSSHVGEIVRGALQAIPKGQTEAAKAIGLTFAQTFTSVLWPQAMRQCLPAWVNTAAEMVKASTLLSVIGVAELLLRTQEIISRNFMSLQFYFLAGGLYFIVNYGIEHFGKYVERKTALPS, encoded by the coding sequence ATGTCTCACACTTTTCTGGAACAGCTCTGGATCGCCCGCTACGTCATCATGAACGGCATTGCGATGACGGTGTCGATCTCCCTGCTGGCCATTCTCGCTGGCTCCGTCCTCGGCGTTTTCGTCGGTCTGGCGCTCGTCTATGGCGGCATCGTTTTGCGCCTGATCGTGCGGGCCTATACCGATATCATCCGCGGCACGCCGGTGCTCGTGCTGGTGCTGGCAAGCTATTACGTCTCCGCCGCGGTCGGTCTCGATCTCGGACCGTTCTCCGCTGGCGTGCTCGCGCTTGCCGTCTTCTGCTCGTCGCATGTCGGCGAAATCGTGCGCGGAGCGCTTCAGGCGATCCCGAAGGGCCAGACCGAAGCCGCCAAGGCGATCGGCCTGACCTTTGCCCAGACCTTTACTTCGGTGCTGTGGCCGCAGGCCATGCGCCAATGTCTGCCGGCATGGGTGAATACGGCGGCCGAGATGGTGAAGGCCTCGACGCTGCTCTCCGTCATCGGTGTCGCGGAGCTTCTCCTGCGCACGCAGGAGATCATTTCCCGCAATTTCATGAGCCTCCAGTTCTATTTTCTGGCCGGCGGTCTCTATTTCATCGTCAACTACGGCATCGAGCACTTCGGCAAATATGTCGAGCGCAAGACCGCACTGCCGTCCTGA
- a CDS encoding amino acid ABC transporter permease: protein MGYTLNFAAVWRNFDFLLSGLALSLGLAVISILIGAAIGLVVAFALTSTSRFALVPARVYVTVIRNLPILVLVLFAFFALPQMGLRLDKMKSFVLVLSLYSGAYLAEVFRAGLLSIPRGLTEAGLAIGLTAMQIRSSIIAPLMLRNVLPSLSSTIISLFKDTSLAAAIAVPELTFAARKINVESFRVIETWMVTSALYVATCFLIAALMRLVERRLALPR, encoded by the coding sequence ATGGGTTACACACTGAATTTCGCAGCCGTCTGGCGCAATTTCGACTTTCTCTTAAGCGGACTTGCCCTCAGCCTCGGTCTTGCCGTGATCTCGATCCTGATCGGGGCCGCGATCGGTCTTGTCGTGGCTTTCGCGCTGACGTCGACGAGCCGCTTCGCGCTCGTGCCGGCGCGCGTCTATGTCACTGTCATTCGCAACCTGCCGATTCTCGTCCTGGTGCTTTTCGCCTTTTTCGCGCTGCCGCAGATGGGCTTGCGCCTCGACAAAATGAAAAGCTTCGTGCTGGTTCTTTCGCTCTATTCCGGCGCCTATCTCGCCGAGGTGTTCCGCGCCGGACTGCTGTCGATTCCGAGAGGATTGACGGAAGCCGGCCTCGCCATCGGCCTGACGGCAATGCAGATCCGCAGCTCGATCATCGCACCGCTGATGCTGCGCAACGTGCTGCCATCACTCTCCTCGACGATCATCTCGCTCTTCAAGGACACCTCGCTCGCCGCCGCCATCGCCGTGCCCGAGCTGACCTTTGCCGCCCGCAAGATCAATGTCGAGAGCTTCCGCGTCATCGAAACATGGATGGTTACATCAGCCCTCTATGTCGCGACCTGTTTCCTCATCGCCGCTTTGATGCGCCTCGTCGAGCGCCGTCTGGCCCTGCCGAGATAG